In the genome of Candidatus Reidiella endopervernicosa, one region contains:
- a CDS encoding nitroreductase family protein, whose amino-acid sequence MWDFFETVHRRHSVRKYQSDMPVEADKLHAILETACAAPSAGDLQSYRIIQVEQAETRARLSAAAGDQDFLQEAPVLLVFCADPLTAGKEYGERGETLYAIQDTTIAAAYAQLAAVAAGMASAWVGYFDEQQVIDALQLDVGLKPVAIIAIGYPAELPAPTPRRPIDEVVTQFPG is encoded by the coding sequence TTTGAAACGGTCCACCGCCGCCACTCGGTGCGCAAGTATCAGAGCGATATGCCAGTTGAGGCCGACAAGCTTCACGCCATTCTCGAAACCGCCTGCGCCGCCCCCTCAGCAGGTGATCTTCAGTCCTACCGCATCATCCAGGTCGAACAGGCTGAGACTCGCGCACGCCTAAGCGCTGCCGCCGGTGATCAAGATTTTCTTCAGGAAGCTCCCGTTTTACTGGTTTTCTGCGCCGATCCGCTCACAGCCGGCAAGGAGTATGGCGAACGAGGTGAGACGCTCTATGCCATTCAGGACACCACCATTGCTGCCGCCTATGCGCAACTCGCTGCGGTTGCTGCGGGGATGGCCTCTGCCTGGGTGGGATATTTTGATGAGCAGCAGGTGATAGATGCCCTGCAGCTGGATGTGGGTTTGAAGCCGGTTGCGATTATCGCCATCGGCTACCCCGCAGAACTGCCAGCACCGACTCCACGGCGCCCCATCGATGAGGTGGTTACACAGTTCCCGGGGTGA
- a CDS encoding P-II family nitrogen regulator, whose protein sequence is MKKIEAIIKPFKLDDVREALSEIGVSGMTATEVKGFGRQKGHTELYRGAEYVVDFLPKVKVELVVTGDQVAACIEAITNAARTGKIGDGKIFVTPVERVVRIRTGEEDQAAI, encoded by the coding sequence ATGAAGAAAATCGAAGCGATCATCAAACCGTTTAAGCTCGACGACGTTCGCGAGGCGCTTTCAGAGATCGGTGTGTCTGGTATGACTGCTACCGAGGTGAAAGGTTTTGGTCGCCAGAAGGGGCACACCGAACTCTACCGAGGCGCGGAATATGTGGTCGATTTCCTGCCCAAGGTGAAGGTCGAGCTGGTCGTGACGGGTGATCAAGTCGCAGCCTGTATTGAGGCGATTACCAATGCAGCACGTACCGGCAAGATCGGTGACGGTAAGATCTTTGTTACCCCCGTCGAGCGCGTAGTGCGTATCCGTACCGGTGAAGAGGATCAGGCAGCGATCTGA
- a CDS encoding NAD+ synthase, protein MSRTLRIVLAQLNQTVGGISANCDQIIEASLRARDEFCADAILFPELTLTGYPPEDLLLRPGLHHHVERAITRIVAAVSGITVIFGHPMQTGEGLFNSATAIRDGKRLGSYHKQHLPNYSVFDEKRYFSAGRGPCLVDIAGVPVGITICEDVWMSGPVKQAAEAGARLMLNLNASPFHSGKSGEREAVARERVTESGLPLIYLNLVGGQDELVFDGGSFVMDAMGQVTMRCPDSEADLYCAELEVKAEAVTPVRGVLASEPAEVEAIYRALVLGVRDYIEKNGFRGVVLGLSGGIDSALTLAIAVDAIGKERVEAVMMPSRYTAQMSIDDAAAEAEALGIEHRAISIEPLFAQFIDSLSDEFAGLPVDTTEENIQARCRGVLLMAISNKKHKIVLTTGNKSEMSVGYATLYGDMAGGFAPIKDCPKLLVYELSRYRNSISSVIPQRVIDRPPSAELAADQKDEDSLPPYEVLDPILQSYVEDDLCAADIIALGFDADVVNRIVTLVDRNEYKRRQAPPGIRITRRAFGRDRRYPITSGYTKQQK, encoded by the coding sequence ATGAGCCGGACCCTGCGTATCGTACTGGCACAGCTGAATCAGACAGTTGGGGGCATCTCCGCCAACTGTGATCAGATCATCGAGGCGTCTCTGCGCGCACGAGATGAGTTTTGTGCCGATGCGATACTCTTTCCTGAACTGACTCTGACCGGCTACCCACCCGAGGACCTGCTGCTGCGTCCTGGGCTTCACCATCATGTCGAACGTGCCATTACACGTATTGTCGCGGCTGTCAGCGGTATCACTGTGATCTTTGGTCATCCGATGCAGACGGGTGAAGGGCTGTTTAACAGCGCTACAGCGATACGGGATGGAAAGCGACTGGGCAGCTATCACAAACAACATCTGCCCAACTACAGTGTCTTTGACGAGAAGCGCTACTTCAGTGCGGGCCGTGGACCGTGTCTGGTCGATATCGCTGGTGTACCTGTGGGTATCACCATCTGTGAAGATGTCTGGATGAGTGGTCCGGTGAAGCAGGCTGCCGAGGCGGGCGCCAGGCTGATGCTCAATCTCAATGCTTCACCTTTCCATAGTGGCAAATCGGGCGAGCGAGAGGCGGTCGCTAGAGAGCGAGTCACTGAATCGGGTTTACCGCTGATCTATCTCAATCTGGTCGGTGGTCAGGATGAACTGGTCTTTGATGGTGGTTCGTTCGTGATGGATGCTATGGGGCAGGTGACGATGCGTTGCCCCGATAGTGAAGCGGATCTCTACTGCGCTGAACTTGAGGTTAAAGCAGAAGCGGTGACACCTGTTCGTGGGGTGTTGGCATCCGAACCCGCTGAGGTCGAGGCGATCTATCGCGCCCTTGTGTTAGGGGTGCGCGATTACATTGAGAAGAACGGCTTTCGGGGTGTGGTGCTCGGACTCTCGGGCGGGATTGATTCGGCACTGACCCTGGCAATCGCCGTCGATGCGATCGGTAAGGAGCGGGTCGAGGCGGTGATGATGCCCTCGCGATATACGGCGCAGATGAGTATTGACGACGCTGCCGCTGAGGCGGAGGCGCTCGGTATTGAGCACCGGGCCATCTCGATCGAACCGCTGTTTGCGCAGTTTATCGACTCACTCAGTGACGAGTTTGCCGGACTGCCAGTCGATACAACCGAGGAGAATATCCAGGCACGCTGCCGCGGGGTGCTGCTGATGGCGATCTCGAATAAGAAACATAAAATTGTTTTGACCACGGGTAATAAGAGCGAGATGTCGGTCGGCTACGCAACGCTCTACGGCGACATGGCCGGTGGTTTTGCGCCGATCAAGGACTGCCCAAAACTGCTGGTCTATGAGTTGTCACGCTATCGAAACAGCATCTCGTCGGTGATCCCGCAGCGGGTCATCGATCGTCCGCCCTCAGCAGAATTGGCAGCCGACCAGAAGGATGAGGATTCACTACCACCCTACGAGGTGCTTGATCCTATCCTGCAGTCCTATGTCGAGGATGATCTCTGTGCGGCCGATATCATCGCGCTGGGTTTCGATGCAGATGTGGTTAATCGCATCGTTACCCTGGTCGATCGAAATGAATATAAGCGTCGTCAGGCACCACCCGGTATCCGTATTACACGGCGTGCCTTTGGTCGGGACCGTCGCTATCCGATTACATCGGGTTATACTAAGCAACAGAAATGA
- a CDS encoding PP0621 family protein: MVLRLIALAFIIWLIVYLLRSKDRKAAPDKSESVKIVRCAHCGVHIPVDDAVGGPNYYCSLEHQNADNSD, translated from the coding sequence ATGGTATTACGTCTAATTGCACTCGCCTTCATCATCTGGCTCATCGTCTATCTGCTGCGTTCGAAGGACCGCAAGGCAGCACCTGATAAGAGCGAATCGGTGAAAATTGTCCGCTGCGCCCACTGTGGCGTACACATCCCGGTTGATGACGCGGTCGGTGGTCCCAACTACTACTGTTCGCTGGAACACCAGAATGCCGACAACTCCGATTAA
- a CDS encoding sensor histidine kinase, producing MPNKSASLNLGSGQSRDHSRRRTPHAATIVRSEEDTWKPLYLFNLYRSALSGLLLILFVTGLGPSLLGKSDPLLYLITTVIYLLFCMGALITTYLKKPRFNIQVYLQLTVDIFAITLIMHASGGISSGLAMLLIVSLAGGSLLMSGYIAIFFAAVTSTVVLFEQVYAELTNAFTTTAYTQAGMLGVAFFATTIVLHLLAARVSETEALAHRRGIDLANLAQLNDYVIQHMESGALVVDIEGSIRLINSTARTMLGTSAQIESLRLSTINPDLSRELMRWRKDRSAVAEALRIGETTLEIRPRFIPLGRREEDTGTLIYLDDMAVLSQRAQQMKLAALGQLTASIAHEIRNPLGAISHAGQLLAESPELDKGDSRFIEIILEQSGRVNEIIENVLQISRRDPSFPESIELHSWLRNFFDEYCEHGRAHDETLKLEIEPQETQIEFDPTQLRQIISNLVDNAIRHGEPNANGTRLHVRGGLLDESDTPYLEVIDFGGGIDEAIAENIFDPFFTTRSSGTGLGLYLAKELCEMNGARLEHRRAESGGASFRILFSTPTTAG from the coding sequence ATGCCCAACAAATCGGCAAGCCTGAATCTGGGCAGTGGCCAGTCTCGTGATCATAGCCGGCGCCGTACACCTCACGCAGCGACGATAGTTCGCAGCGAAGAGGACACGTGGAAACCGCTCTACCTTTTCAACCTCTATCGTTCTGCTCTCTCTGGACTACTGCTGATTCTGTTTGTTACCGGCCTGGGACCCAGTCTGCTCGGCAAATCAGATCCACTTCTCTACCTGATCACAACCGTTATCTACCTACTCTTCTGTATGGGTGCGTTGATCACGACCTATCTTAAAAAGCCACGCTTTAATATTCAGGTCTACCTGCAGCTGACGGTCGATATCTTTGCCATCACCCTGATCATGCACGCCAGTGGCGGTATCAGCAGCGGACTGGCAATGCTGCTGATCGTCTCACTCGCGGGTGGCAGCCTGTTGATGAGTGGTTACATCGCGATCTTCTTTGCCGCCGTCACCAGCACCGTGGTGCTGTTCGAGCAGGTCTATGCCGAACTGACCAACGCCTTCACCACTACCGCTTACACCCAGGCAGGTATGCTCGGCGTCGCCTTTTTCGCCACCACCATTGTTTTGCACCTGCTGGCGGCAAGGGTGAGCGAGACCGAGGCACTGGCACACCGTCGTGGTATCGACCTGGCCAATCTAGCGCAGCTCAACGACTACGTGATTCAACATATGGAGTCGGGGGCACTGGTGGTCGATATCGAGGGTTCTATACGCCTGATCAACAGCACCGCGCGAACCATGCTGGGTACCTCTGCACAGATCGAGTCTCTGCGCCTCTCAACCATCAATCCCGATCTATCGAGAGAGTTGATGCGCTGGCGAAAAGATCGATCTGCCGTTGCCGAGGCGCTACGGATCGGTGAAACGACTCTCGAAATTCGCCCACGTTTTATTCCATTAGGTCGGCGCGAAGAGGATACCGGCACCCTAATCTATCTCGATGACATGGCGGTACTCTCGCAACGGGCGCAGCAGATGAAACTGGCTGCACTCGGGCAGCTGACAGCGAGTATTGCCCATGAGATCAGAAACCCTCTCGGTGCCATCAGCCATGCAGGGCAGCTCCTGGCCGAATCACCCGAACTAGACAAGGGGGATAGCCGCTTTATCGAGATCATTCTGGAGCAATCGGGACGGGTGAATGAGATCATAGAGAATGTACTGCAGATCTCACGCCGCGACCCTTCATTCCCCGAGTCCATAGAACTGCACTCATGGCTGCGCAACTTCTTCGATGAGTATTGCGAACACGGTCGCGCCCACGATGAGACGCTGAAACTCGAGATCGAACCGCAGGAGACACAAATCGAGTTTGATCCGACACAGCTGCGGCAGATCATCAGCAATCTTGTCGACAACGCGATTCGCCACGGTGAACCAAACGCCAACGGCACGAGACTCCATGTCAGAGGCGGCCTGCTCGATGAGTCTGACACCCCCTATCTCGAGGTGATCGACTTCGGCGGCGGTATAGACGAGGCGATTGCCGAAAACATCTTCGATCCCTTCTTCACTACCCGTAGCAGCGGTACCGGACTGGGACTCTATCTCGCCAAAGAGCTGTGCGAGATGAACGGTGCTCGCCTCGAGCACCGACGCGCCGAGAGTGGCGGTGCCTCGTTCCGTATTCTATTCTCCACCCCCACGACCGCCGGTTAA
- a CDS encoding sigma-54-dependent transcriptional regulator: MSRPLALIVDDEPDIRELLEITLGRMEIDTHAAADLAEAVALLERADFDLCLTDMRLPDGSGIELVKHIQNSAPQTPVAVITAHGNMESAVESLKSGAFDFVSKPVDLQVLRKLVATAIKLSTPTESSKKLTLLGDSKAMQRLRATITKLSRSQAPVYISGESGSGKELAARMIHEQGPRSSKPFVPVNCGAIPAELMESEFFGHIKGSFTGAVSDKQGLFQAADGGTLFLDEVADLPLHMQVKLLRVIQEKAIRPVGSHQEQKIDVRILSATHKNLKQMVTDEQFRQDLFYRINVIELHVPSLRERTEDITLLADHILAGFAEESGLESPRLSAEASAALSDYPFPGNVRELENILERAMTLCEENTIMAEDLALPQTIETQGELLPNRVEDLERQEIVKALEQTHYNKTAAAKLLGLTLRQLRYRLQKLEIE, from the coding sequence ATGAGCCGCCCGCTTGCCCTGATTGTTGATGACGAACCCGATATCCGCGAACTGCTGGAGATCACTCTGGGGCGTATGGAGATCGATACCCACGCGGCAGCTGATCTGGCTGAGGCCGTGGCGCTACTTGAACGTGCAGATTTTGATCTCTGCCTCACCGATATGCGCCTACCCGATGGTAGCGGTATCGAACTGGTCAAACATATTCAGAACAGCGCCCCGCAAACCCCCGTTGCTGTCATCACCGCCCACGGCAACATGGAGTCGGCGGTCGAGTCGCTCAAGAGCGGTGCCTTCGATTTTGTCTCCAAACCGGTCGATCTACAGGTGCTGAGAAAACTGGTCGCTACGGCAATCAAACTCAGCACGCCAACCGAATCATCAAAAAAACTGACCCTGCTCGGCGACTCCAAAGCGATGCAGCGACTTCGTGCCACCATCACCAAACTCTCGCGCAGTCAGGCCCCGGTCTATATCAGCGGTGAATCGGGTAGCGGCAAGGAGCTGGCGGCACGCATGATCCATGAACAGGGACCACGCAGCAGTAAGCCGTTTGTACCGGTCAACTGCGGTGCAATTCCCGCCGAGCTGATGGAGAGCGAATTCTTCGGCCACATCAAGGGAAGCTTTACTGGAGCCGTGAGCGACAAACAGGGGCTGTTTCAGGCCGCCGATGGCGGCACACTGTTTCTCGATGAGGTGGCCGACCTGCCACTGCATATGCAGGTTAAGCTACTGCGCGTGATTCAGGAGAAGGCGATCCGTCCGGTCGGTTCCCATCAGGAGCAGAAGATCGACGTTCGCATCCTCAGCGCCACCCATAAAAACCTCAAACAGATGGTCACCGATGAACAGTTCCGCCAGGATCTTTTCTATCGCATCAACGTTATTGAACTCCATGTACCGAGTCTGCGCGAACGTACCGAAGACATAACGCTATTGGCCGATCACATCCTTGCAGGCTTTGCCGAAGAGTCGGGCCTCGAGAGCCCCCGTCTCTCAGCTGAGGCAAGCGCAGCACTCAGCGACTACCCATTCCCCGGTAATGTGCGCGAATTGGAGAATATTCTTGAGCGCGCCATGACGCTGTGCGAAGAGAACACCATCATGGCAGAGGATCTGGCCCTGCCGCAGACAATCGAAACCCAGGGAGAGCTACTACCCAATCGAGTCGAGGATCTGGAGCGACAGGAGATCGTCAAAGCCCTGGAGCAGACCCACTACAATAAAACCGCTGCAGCAAAACTACTCGGCCTGACGCTACGCCAGCTCCGCTACCGCCTGCAGAAACTCGAGATTGAGTAG
- a CDS encoding RDD family protein — protein MSTNRAETSPATLPRRLGAILYDSLLLLAVLFFAFIPITIIAEQSNGGVLFELSSTLYLLGVTFLFFGWFWTHGGETLGMRSWQLRLEQSNGGSVTWSIAAVRFLAALFTLGIGLFWIPFNSERLAWHDRLSNSCVIHRPR, from the coding sequence ATGAGCACGAATAGAGCTGAAACTTCCCCGGCAACCCTGCCACGCCGTTTGGGTGCAATTCTCTACGATTCACTGCTACTGCTGGCGGTGCTTTTTTTCGCCTTTATTCCCATCACCATCATTGCTGAGCAGAGTAACGGCGGTGTGTTATTTGAGCTCTCCAGCACTCTCTACCTGCTCGGCGTCACCTTCCTCTTCTTTGGCTGGTTCTGGACCCACGGTGGTGAGACGCTGGGGATGCGCAGCTGGCAGTTGCGTCTCGAGCAGAGCAATGGTGGAAGCGTTACCTGGAGTATCGCTGCGGTGCGTTTTCTGGCTGCGCTCTTCACGCTCGGTATCGGGCTGTTCTGGATACCCTTCAATAGCGAGCGCCTCGCCTGGCACGACCGACTCTCAAATAGTTGCGTAATCCATCGACCGCGCTAA
- the lptG gene encoding LPS export ABC transporter permease LptG has product MKRYERYLIKETLIGILLALLLVVALDALLAFIAELGDVGRGEYGVGAAMRFIVLTLPHRLLDLLPMAVLLGSLMSLGRLAAGSELIALRSAGVSRASITRALLKLGMVLVVIALLIGEYIVPMSEQQARNGRAVAQSSGALHKSKHGVWVRDGRAFVHIRDFYADGKLGKVTRYEFNKQGQLQSAVSARSAKYNGEEWYLFGVERSLVRESIVVSQSEMAERWSLLLDPELLSVVATGPRFLSAWDLGKYILYLRANGLATQRYELALWNKLISPLSLLVMLFFVVPFVLGPLRDVGAGKRMVMGLLFGLAFYLLNRTYYQMGQLYNFNPLFSALFPSLLVLAVTMVVLKRTR; this is encoded by the coding sequence ATGAAGCGTTACGAGCGCTATCTGATAAAGGAGACACTGATCGGTATCCTGCTGGCGCTGTTGCTGGTGGTGGCGCTTGATGCATTGCTCGCCTTTATCGCAGAGCTGGGAGATGTCGGTCGTGGTGAGTATGGGGTCGGGGCGGCGATGCGTTTCATCGTGCTGACGCTACCGCATCGTCTGCTCGATCTGCTGCCAATGGCAGTGCTTCTCGGTAGCCTGATGAGCCTGGGACGGTTGGCTGCGGGAAGTGAACTGATCGCGCTGCGTAGTGCCGGTGTTTCCCGTGCCTCGATTACCAGAGCACTGCTTAAGCTGGGGATGGTGCTGGTGGTCATTGCACTGCTGATCGGTGAGTACATCGTGCCGATGAGTGAACAGCAGGCACGTAACGGACGTGCCGTTGCACAGAGTAGTGGTGCACTGCACAAGAGCAAACACGGTGTCTGGGTGCGTGATGGGCGCGCCTTTGTCCATATTCGCGATTTCTATGCCGATGGGAAGCTGGGCAAGGTGACACGATACGAATTCAACAAGCAGGGGCAACTACAAAGCGCGGTCTCTGCCCGGTCAGCCAAATACAATGGTGAAGAGTGGTATCTGTTTGGGGTTGAACGAAGTCTGGTGCGTGAAAGCATCGTTGTTTCGCAATCGGAGATGGCGGAGCGTTGGAGTCTGCTGCTCGATCCGGAGCTGTTGAGTGTGGTTGCGACCGGACCGCGTTTTCTCTCGGCCTGGGATCTGGGTAAATATATTCTCTATCTGAGGGCCAATGGCCTGGCGACGCAACGCTATGAACTGGCGCTGTGGAATAAGCTGATCTCACCGCTCTCGCTACTGGTGATGCTCTTCTTTGTGGTGCCATTTGTACTGGGACCGCTGCGTGATGTGGGGGCGGGCAAGAGAATGGTGATGGGATTGCTGTTCGGTCTTGCCTTCTACCTGCTCAACCGCACCTACTATCAGATGGGACAGCTCTATAATTTCAATCCGCTCTTCAGTGCGCTGTTTCCGTCGTTGTTGGTGCTGGCAGTGACGATGGTGGTGTTGAAGCGGACGCGCTAG
- the lptF gene encoding LPS export ABC transporter permease LptF, whose protein sequence is MNNRRTLFASWNPLPVLDRYIFREVVLSMVMVGSVLMLIVLVNTLARNLSEAAKGDLPPGEVFHMLFLQSVNYAVLLLPLALFLGIMLGFGRLYRDSEMVSLAACGVGLRRLYVAVMYFVLPITVLLAGLSIYLGPWAAQQAYIVADQAERDADILAIQPGRFTESKSGKQTIFANSISPLNSAWLEVFVEDNSGERPRVYKADRAYVESNRETGDRYLVLEDGNRYEGMPGERDYTILRYKRHAILIKEGNKKRATEKLDARPTSLLLGSNNAKEIAELQWRISVPITGLLLALLAVPLSHTPPRKGRYGQLMIAILVYISYANLLSVAKVWVAKGQLSPAIGIWWVHLLLLLFIAYLVINQLGWQWIRGQFVRGRG, encoded by the coding sequence TTGAATAACAGACGAACATTGTTTGCCAGCTGGAATCCGCTGCCGGTGCTCGATCGCTACATCTTTCGTGAAGTGGTGTTGAGTATGGTGATGGTCGGCTCAGTGTTGATGCTGATCGTGCTGGTCAATACATTGGCACGGAACCTATCTGAGGCGGCCAAGGGTGACCTGCCGCCAGGTGAAGTGTTCCACATGCTATTTCTGCAGTCGGTCAATTACGCCGTGCTGCTGCTGCCGTTGGCACTCTTTCTTGGCATTATGCTCGGTTTTGGTCGTCTCTACCGCGATAGCGAGATGGTCTCTCTCGCCGCCTGCGGTGTCGGTCTACGGCGCCTCTATGTGGCGGTGATGTATTTTGTATTGCCGATTACGGTATTGCTGGCGGGATTGAGTATCTACCTCGGTCCCTGGGCGGCACAGCAGGCCTATATTGTTGCCGATCAGGCGGAACGTGACGCCGATATTCTGGCGATACAACCGGGCCGTTTTACCGAATCCAAGAGCGGTAAACAGACCATCTTTGCCAATAGTATCTCACCTTTAAATAGCGCCTGGCTGGAGGTGTTTGTCGAAGACAACTCTGGCGAACGTCCTCGAGTCTATAAAGCCGACCGTGCCTATGTTGAGAGCAATCGGGAGACGGGAGATCGTTATCTGGTACTGGAGGATGGCAATCGTTACGAGGGCATGCCCGGTGAACGCGACTATACGATTCTCCGCTACAAACGTCATGCGATCCTGATCAAGGAGGGGAATAAGAAACGTGCCACTGAAAAACTTGATGCACGTCCTACGTCGCTGCTGCTGGGCAGTAACAACGCAAAGGAGATTGCGGAGCTGCAGTGGCGTATCTCGGTTCCGATTACGGGACTGCTGTTAGCGCTGTTGGCGGTTCCGCTGAGCCATACACCGCCGCGTAAAGGACGCTATGGACAGCTGATGATCGCCATTCTGGTCTATATCAGCTATGCCAATCTGCTCAGTGTCGCCAAGGTGTGGGTGGCAAAGGGACAGCTTTCGCCAGCCATCGGTATCTGGTGGGTCCACCTGTTACTTCTGCTCTTTATCGCTTATCTGGTCATCAACCAGTTGGGCTGGCAATGGATTCGCGGCCAGTTTGTCAGGGGGCGTGGATGA
- a CDS encoding leucyl aminopeptidase: MEISIKSGNPEKQRCGCVVVALFEAKRLSTAAKALDQASDGYLGKLLRRGDIEGKSGESLMLHHLPGVNAERVLLIGCGKEKAFSEATFRNITVTAAKQLEQSGATDAVSYLPELEIEGRDIGWKISQSIISAENALYRFDQLKSDTVARKRPLRKLHLATIDHQSAPTCNKAMAQGEAIAAGMSLTRDLSNLPGNICTPTYLANQANKLGRKYPKMKCKSLSEAQMAKFGMGALLSVSKGSREPAKLVVMDYQGGKKGSKPIVLIGKGLTFDAGGISIKPSAAMDEMKYDMCGGASIFGTMQAIAQMKLPINVIGVVPSSENLPDGAANKPGDIVTSMSGQTIEILNTDAEGRLILCDALTYSERFNPKAVIDVATLTGACVIALGQHASGLLGNHEPLIDELLDAGKQVGDRAWQMPLWDEYQEQIKSPFADMANIGGREAGTITAACFLSRFTKKFHWAHLDIAGAAWKSGAEKGATGRPVTLLTQYLIDRAG, from the coding sequence ATGGAAATCAGCATTAAAAGTGGTAACCCGGAAAAACAGCGTTGTGGCTGCGTTGTTGTCGCCCTGTTCGAGGCAAAACGGCTCTCAACCGCTGCCAAGGCACTCGATCAGGCCAGCGATGGCTACCTGGGCAAACTGCTGCGCCGCGGTGACATCGAGGGCAAGAGTGGCGAATCACTGATGCTCCACCACCTGCCAGGCGTGAACGCTGAACGTGTTTTGCTGATCGGCTGCGGTAAAGAGAAGGCCTTCAGTGAGGCCACCTTCCGCAATATCACCGTGACCGCAGCGAAACAACTCGAGCAGAGCGGAGCGACCGATGCTGTTAGCTATCTGCCGGAACTGGAGATCGAAGGGCGCGATATCGGTTGGAAGATCAGCCAGTCGATTATCAGCGCCGAAAACGCGCTCTACCGTTTCGATCAACTAAAGAGCGACACCGTCGCCCGCAAGCGTCCGCTGCGTAAACTCCACCTTGCAACCATCGATCATCAGAGCGCACCAACCTGCAACAAGGCGATGGCTCAGGGCGAGGCAATCGCCGCCGGTATGAGCCTCACCCGCGACCTCAGCAACCTGCCCGGAAATATCTGCACCCCCACCTATCTCGCCAACCAGGCGAACAAGTTGGGCAGAAAATATCCGAAAATGAAGTGTAAATCGCTGAGCGAGGCGCAGATGGCCAAGTTCGGCATGGGTGCACTGCTCTCCGTCTCCAAGGGCAGTCGCGAACCGGCCAAGCTGGTTGTGATGGACTACCAGGGTGGCAAGAAAGGGAGCAAGCCGATTGTTCTGATCGGCAAGGGACTCACCTTTGATGCCGGCGGCATCTCGATCAAACCCTCCGCCGCGATGGATGAGATGAAATACGACATGTGCGGTGGTGCCAGCATCTTCGGCACCATGCAGGCGATTGCGCAGATGAAGCTGCCGATCAACGTCATCGGCGTTGTACCCAGCTCCGAGAATCTGCCCGATGGCGCAGCGAATAAGCCGGGAGACATCGTCACCAGCATGTCGGGACAGACCATTGAGATCCTCAACACCGATGCCGAGGGCCGTCTAATTCTCTGCGACGCTTTGACCTACAGCGAGCGTTTCAATCCCAAGGCAGTCATCGATGTTGCCACTCTCACCGGTGCCTGCGTTATCGCCCTCGGCCAGCACGCCTCGGGGCTGCTCGGTAACCACGAGCCGTTGATCGATGAACTACTCGATGCAGGCAAACAGGTGGGCGATCGCGCCTGGCAGATGCCACTCTGGGATGAGTATCAGGAGCAGATCAAGAGTCCCTTCGCTGATATGGCCAACATCGGTGGACGTGAGGCAGGCACCATTACCGCCGCCTGCTTCCTCTCACGCTTCACCAAGAAGTTCCACTGGGCACACCTCGACATTGCGGGTGCCGCGTGGAAGAGCGGAGCTGAAAAGGGTGCAACCGGGCGCCCAGTCACCCTCCTCACCCAGTATCTGATCGACCGCGCCGGATAA
- a CDS encoding DNA polymerase III subunit chi produces the protein MSRVDFYILQNSVADGRYLFACKLAEKVHSLGNRIYIHTSSAADSAALDELLWTFRAGSFLPHAVSQDESMPVLIGHDSEPTDQRQVLINLAGSVPSFFSRFERVVEIIENGDAERQDGRVRFISYREHGIEPTPHNLTL, from the coding sequence TTGAGCAGAGTCGATTTCTACATCCTGCAGAACAGCGTGGCCGACGGTCGATATCTGTTCGCCTGCAAGCTGGCAGAGAAGGTACATAGCCTCGGCAACCGCATCTACATCCACACCAGCTCAGCTGCAGACTCTGCCGCCCTTGATGAACTGCTCTGGACCTTCCGCGCAGGCAGTTTTCTACCACATGCCGTCAGCCAGGATGAGAGCATGCCCGTGCTAATCGGTCACGACTCGGAACCCACCGATCAACGTCAGGTTCTGATCAATCTGGCCGGGAGTGTACCGTCCTTTTTTTCACGCTTCGAACGCGTTGTGGAAATCATTGAAAATGGTGACGCGGAACGGCAGGATGGTCGTGTACGCTTTATAAGCTACCGCGAGCACGGGATAGAACCGACGCCGCACAATCTGACTCTGTAG